TACAGCCACCGTAGCAGCTGGCATCGCTGTTAAGCAGCTCGCGCCAGTCACCCTCGCCAGGCAATCCCAGGCGATACCCCTGCTGCAGCTGGGGCGTCATGTTCACCGCAAATACCAGGGCATCGTCACCCTCGCCCCGGACAAAGGCATAAATCCCCTGCTCGGCATTGTCGCAATCAAGCCAGCAGAAGCGCGACAGGTCGTGATCCGTCTGCCCAAGTACTGTGTGGCTCTGATAGAGACGATTGAGATCCGACAGCCACAGGCTCAGCCCCTGATGGGGAGCGTACTGCAACAGGTGCCAGTCGAGGCTCTTGTCGTGGTTCCACTCATCCCGCTGGCCAAATTCGCCCCCCATAAACAGCAGCTTCTTACCGGGGAAGCCCCACATGTACCCGTAATAGGCACGCAGGGTGGCGAACTTCTGCCAGTCATCACCGGGGATTTTCGACAGCAGCGATGCCTTGCCGTGGACCACCTCGTCGTGGCTTAACGACAGGATAAACTGCTCGCTGTGGGCATACATGATGCCGAAGGTGAGTTGATGGTGGTGCCAGCGGCGATGTATTGGGTCTTTGCCCAGGTAGGCCAGGGTGTCGTTCATCCAGCCCATGTTCCACTTAAAGCCAAATCCCAGTCCGCCTTCACTGACAGGACGGCATACGCCGTCCCAGGCCGTGGACTCCTCGGCAATCATAACGATACCGGGAAACTCGCCGTACAGACGGCTGTTTATCAGCTTGAGGCACTCGATGGCCTCATGGTTTTCCCGGCCGCCATCGGCGTTGGGCAACCACTCGCCTTCGTTGCGACTGTAGTCGAGATACAACATAGAGGAGACTGCATCCAGACGCAGTCCATCGATATGGAAATCCCGCAGCCAGACGGTGGCGGCCGATAACAGAAAACTCTGCACCTCGGCGCGGCCATAGTTGAAAATCAGGGTATCCCAGTCGGGGTGACGGCCACGGCGGGGGTCCTGGTGCTCAAAGAGGCAGGTGCCGTCGAAACGTGCCAGGCCATGGGCGTCCGCCGGAAAGTGGGCGATAACCCAATCCATCAGAACACCGATACCGGCACGGTGGCAGGCATCAATCAGGTATTTCAGGTCGTCACTGCTGCCAAATCTCTGTGTCGGGGCGAAAAGCCCCACCGGCTGATAGCCCCAGGAGCCATCGAAGGGAAACTCCGACAAGGGCATCAACTCTATATGAGTAAAGCCCAGTGACTTCACATAGGGCACCAATTCATCGGCAAGCTCGCGGTAAGTGAGCCAGGTATCACCCGCCTCACCTTTACGGCGCCATGAGCCCAGATGCAGCTCGTAAATGGACATGGCCTGGCGATGCCAGTCTTTGTCCCGTGCCTGCATCCAGTCCTCATCCTGCCAGACAAAGGAGGACTGGGGAGCGACTCTGGATGCGTTATTGGGGGCCGCTTCCATGGTTTTGGCGAAGGGGTCTGACTTAATCAGCAGCTCGCCATCGGCGGTCAATATTTCGAATTTATAGTGGGCATGGGCATGAACACCTGGGATAAAGATGTCCCACACACCGCTGGCAGGATGAAAGCGCATCACATGGACACGGCCATCCCAATGGTTAAAATCCCCCACCACTGACACCCGGCTGGCATTGGGCGCCCATACGCCAAAGAGCACCCCGGCCACACCCTCAACCTCTTTCGGATTGGCGCCCAAAAAGTCCTGGGCATACAGCTGACGCCCCTCACCGAACAGGTAGAGATCGTAGTCGCTCAGCAGGCTCTCAAAGCCGTAGGGGTCGTACACATCTTCCACATGGCTTGGGTAGGCAACCCGCAGCAGATACGGAAAAGGCTTGACCCTGCGCCCCATTACCCCGGCAAACATGCCTTCCCGGGCTTCGGCACTGAGACTGGCGACTTTTTTACCGTCTTTGGCACTGAGCACCTCCACCGCCAGTGCCCCCGGCAGAAAACAGCGCACCACCAGCTGGTTATTGTCGGTGTGCATGCCCAGCAAGGAGAAGACATCCACATACTGGCCACGGGCCAATGCGCGGGCGGCATCTTCACTGATGAGGCTTGAGTCTTGGCTCTGGACGCTGGTCATGGGGTTCTCCAAGTCTGGTTGAATATCAAATCCGGTTATCTGGCTTCAGTTTTGGCGCTCATTGTCATCGGCCGATGCCATGGCTTCGCCGCGAACAGGCTGGCCGGTGCGCCCCCCTTGAGGCTGACTGCGCCCGGTACGAATCGCTTCCAGCCGGGCTCTGAACTCGCGGCTTTGCCACAGGCTCTCCAGTGACTGACTCATGCGCGCACGCCAATTGGGGTACTCAAAACTGGTGCCGGGAATATTGATGGGCTGTGACTCAAGGGCCAGATCCCAAAGGCTGACGGAAAACAATCTGGCACGACTGCCGGGCAGCCACTTGAGTAAGGCATCGAAAACGGCCGTCCCCTGACGAATGCTGTCGGCGGCGTTCGTTATTGATGTATTGCCTGCTTGCGCTGACACAGGCAGCAGTGCATCACAGGGCTGCCAGGTGAGGGCCTCCTGGCGCAGCCATCCGGCCTCCACCAGCTTATGCAGCAAACCGTGGCACTGTGCGACTCTGCTCGCCCGCGCCTCTTCCAGTGAGGGTAAAAACCCAAGCTGATTCAGTAAGCCGAGATCAATGCCGCGCCACCAGGACATGAAAGGCGGCACATCCTGATTGCCAAGCTGCAACATGGCGCCGGCTCTGTGCTCCCGGGGCGCGGAAAATCCGCCGCCATCCCGGCAGAAGTAAAATACGTCGTTGCCGAGAATGCCCCGCTCCCGCAGCAAGCCCTTGAGCAGCGGCGGCACTGTGCCGAGGTCCTCCCCAATCAGGAGACAGCGGTTTTTGTGGCTCTCCAGGCACAAGACCGCCAGCATCAGCTCCTGGGGGTAGTAAAGGTAACAGCCGTTGTCATCGCCTTTTGGCCAGCACCACAACCGGGTCAGGGCCATTACATGGTCGATTCTGAGGGCGCCACAGCTTTGCATGTTGCTTCGATAAAGGGATTTGAGATGACTGAGCCCGGAGTCCTTCAGGGCAACAGGGTCCATCGGTGGCATACCCCAGTTTTGCCCCTGGCGGGCGAAGGGATCTGGCGGCGCGCCGATATCGGCATTAAGGCAAAATACGCCACTGCGGCTCACTTCACTGCCGATGGCAAGAGCCCCCACCGCCAAATCCCGCACCAAACCCAGGGACATGCCCACCTGACGGCAGCGAAGCTGACACAGCGACAACTGCTCATCGGCGACAAACTGCAGCCAGGCATGGAATTCGGCGCATTGCAGCGAATCTGCCAGCACTGGCTCCCGGTGCCATTCTCGCTCAAGACTCGATGCCCTTTGGCTTAAATCGAGGCAAAAATCCATCAGCGCCGTCCCGCCCTCGGCCACAAAGCGCTCGAAACGCACACGCCGCCCGCTGAGTTCATCCAGCTTCCCAAAGGCTGCGAACAACTTTGCCAGTGCCCGATACTTCAGCAGTGCCAGTTTGGGGTAATCAATCTGGCTTGCCTGATTGAGAATAAGGCGTTCACGGCGCCAGTCGCCGCCATTGAATTCCTGCGCCAATTGGCTGTATTCGGTCACCAAATCGATGGCGATATAGAGTGGATTGAGGAAGCGTCTGTCCCAGGGGCTGTAAGGACTTGCGAGTCCGGGGTTGGCAATGTCAGGGGCATGCAGAGGCGTCAGGGTGATGAAATCGCAGCCAGCCTCTGCGGCAAGCTCTATCAGGGTCTGCAAATCCGCCAGGTCGCCCATGCCCCACTGCCGTTGGCTTCTCAGGGTAAAGAGGCTGATACCCAGGCCCCACGGGCGCTTGCCAAGGCTCGGTGGGCCTGCGTAGGCCTGCTCTGGGATAATCAGTAAGGCCCCCTTGCCCAGCCCAAGGACAGGATGGGCCAGCTGCAGCTGATACTCCCCCATGGCCAGATTCGGCAGCGGATAGCGACAACGAATGTATCTGCCATCGGCCCTTTGATAATCACCAATCGTCTCGGCATCCTTTGACAAAAGCGTCAGCTCTCGGCGTTCACCCTGCTCTGAAACCAGGGTTAACACCATGTCTTGTTTGAGATTTTCAGGCAGCTGACATTCAACTGACGGACGGGTTTCAAAACACCATTGCAGCGGCAGCAGCAGCTCAGTCCAGGGGATGCTGTCGAGGGTTTCCACTCTTAAGGCGATGTCGACCCCATCGGGGGCCCGTTCGATGCCCATCAGGGCTTTGAGCATCGCCAGCCGCGCAGATTCGGGTATGGCTTGCTCCCGGCCATCGCAGTCGATGAACCTGTCTCCCACACCTTGCAGATAAAAGAGCTTTTCCAATCCCATCTGCCACACTCCGTCCAGACCATAGAGGTCACTGAGCAGACAGCATGCCAGTCGATTGCTTCACTTTGGTTTCAGCAAAATGAACTTAAAAATGATTCACTTGGCACAGATTTGAAACACAGTGCGATAGATTGCAGCCCATTGATGTGCAACAAAAAGCACCAACAAGGTGCAGCTTGCACAAAAGTTGTTCAGTCAGCCTGCAGGTAAAAGCGACCCGGCAACGACATTTTCGCAGCAGACTGTTATCTGGTTACAACTTTTGAACTCATTTACCACTATTGGGGCGCGAAGGTGGGCTGAGATCACACTTCGGCCCCATTCTGACTGATATCGTTAATGGCAGAAGAAATTCAATTTCAGCTCAACGAGGTAGATATTATGGCTGCGAAATTTTTTATCCCGTCTGTAAACGTGCTCGGCCAGGGCGCCGTAGACGAGGCAATCGGGGACATAGTCACCCTGGGTTTTAAAAAGGCCCTGATAGTTACAGATAAGCCTTTGGTACAAATAGGTATTGCCGGGGAACTGGTGGAAAAGCTGGGTGAGCGGGGCATCACCGCCGTCGTGTTTGATGGTGTGCAACCCAACCCCACCACAGCCAATGTGGAGGCAGGCCTTGCACTGCTCAACGCCCATGGCTGTGACTTTGTGATTTCCCTCGGCGGCGGCTCCCCACACGACTGCGCCAAGGGTATCGCCCTGGTCGCCACCAATGGCGGTAGCATCAAAGACTACGAGGGGGTCGACAAATCGGCCAAGCCACAGTTGCCCCTGGTTGCCATCAATACCACTGCGGGCACCGCCAGCGAAATGACCCGCTTTTGCATCATCACCGACGAAGCCCGCCATATCAAAATGGCCATTGTCGACAAGCACACCACCCCCATTCTGTCGGTGAACGATCCTGAGCTGATGGTGAAAAAACCAGCGGCCTTGACCGCTGCCACCGGGATGGATGCCCTGACCCACGCCGTTGAGGCCTATGTATCTGTTGCCGCCAATCCCATCACAGATGCCTGCGCCATCAAGGCCATTGAGCTTATTCAGCAATACCTTGAGCGGGCGGTAAAACAGGGACAGGACATTCAGGCCCGTGAGCAGATGGCCTATGCACAGTTCCTCGCCGGTATGGCCTTTAACAACGCCAGCCTGGGTTATGTGCATGCCATGGCTCACCAGCTCGGTGGTTTCTACGACCTGCCCCACGGTGTCTGTAATGCCCTGCTGCTGCCCTACGTGCAGGAATACAACGCGGCAGTGGCGGCGGCCCGTTTGAAAGACGTCGCCAAAGCCATGGGTGTTGCCATAGACGCGCTTGATGACCAGGAAGGGGCCAAGGCTGCCATCGACGCCATCAAGGCGCTGTCCAAGGCGGTAAATATCCCGGAAAACCTGACTGTGTTGGGGGTGAAAGAAGCAGATATTCCCCTGCTGGCCGACAACGCCCTGAAAGATGCCTGCGGTTTTACCAACCCCAAACAGGCCACCCATGAGGAAATCTGTCAGATTTTCCGTAACGCACTGTAATCTTCCCTGACGCGAGTCAACACCAGGCCCCCGGTTCGTCCCCGGGGGCTATTTTGTTGCTGTTTCAGAATTCACGCCCTGGCAGCGCGCTCTGGCATAGCCTTGCTCAATGACGGTTCCTGCCTTTTGCCAAGCCGTTGAAGCCATCATCCGGGCATTGACGGGCCCTTTAGCGCATGCATACACCTAAGCTTGGGATCTTGCTCGCAAAGCCAGATAAATCCTCTTATCGAAGACCCGTAGAGTACAATTTTTTAACAGTTTTCAGGTTACAGCCTGATACAAATGTCTTACAATTCGCTTGTTCGCTTATTCCCTGCAAAGAACAGGCAAACACAGGCCCGGCACTATGTCGGGCCATTTTTTTCGCCTTGTTTTTGCATGCTGGTCGGCGATAAAAGCAGCAAGCGGCCACAAACTGAGATCCCGCACCCTTTCTTCGCTGCTAATGCCGTGCTACAAAAAAGGAAAGTTACATTGTCGCTGCAGCTTCAAATGCACCGACAGAAGTAACCCTTCTCCCAGCGCAAATAAGGCAGGAAAGCTATGACAGCCATTACTCACGTATACAACTACACGGTCCGCTGCCCCCACTATCAGGATCCCCAGCATGAAGTGAGCTGGAAGAATCATATCGAGCTGAACCACTCCAGCGAAATCGCCTTGAAACGTATCACCAAATGGCACAGTGAGTCCGGCGAACTGGCATTTGAAGACCAGGGTTTCGTGGTGCGTAAAGCCAGTGACGAAATGGCGTATTTTTCAGTACAAAGCTCCAGACTGAAAAACGATGGCCATGCGCTGGTAACCTTTAAGCTGTTTTTGGATGAATGCTGCGATGAGGCCGATCCGAAAGACATAGTCGAGCATTTGATAGGCGACTATCAGCAACGTCTGGACAAACTCTGACTTCGATGGGCGCCGAACCGCTATCGGCGCCCACCGCCTTCCTCCTCCCTCACGCAGTTAACTCCAGCCCATAACCACCCAATTCCCGCATCCGCTATCACGCCCCACCGCGACTTTGGCCCAGTAAGACAGACTTTTTTACCGACTCGGCGACTGAAAAATACAGGTAAAAAGGTAATGGATTTGTTATCGACTTTTGTCATTGAAGTGTGTCAGGATTGGCTTCGGCCAGCTTTCTCCCCTGTGACTCACGGGATTAAACCGGCCAAGCACAAGCAAAAACCAAGCAAAAATAAAGCCCATAACGGGCATCCGGCTCCCCGCCGGAAATAAAAATTATAAAGTTCAGGATGTAAAAATATGGCCTCTCAGAAACAGCCCAGCCTGGTGGATGCACTCATCCCCGTGGCGGCCCTGGTCACTATGCTCGCCGCCGCCGTCTATTTGTTCTCCTCCGACAGCTCCTCAGGGGCCAACCAAATCGCACTCATACTCGCCGCCTGTATCGGCATGGTGGTGGGCATTAAAAACGGCTATTGCTGGAAAGATATCGAAGAGGGCATGGTTCGCAGTATCGGTGTTGCCACACCGGCATTGCTTATCCTGTTCAGCGTCGGCTCACTCATCGGCGCCTGGATCCTCTCCGGCACCGTGCCCGCCATGATTTACTACGGCATGCAGGTGCTGAGCCCGGATTATTTTTATGCCGCCAGCTGCCTGCTGTGCGCTCTGGTGGCCCTGTCCATCGGCAGTTCCTGGACGGTAGCAGGCACTCTGGGTATTGCCCTTATCGGTATTGCTCAGGCCGTGGGCCTCAGTGTTGAAATTACCGCCGGCGCCATCATCAGCGGCGCCTACTTCGGCGACAAGATGTCCCCCATGTCGGATACCACCAATCTGGCGCCCGCGGTGGCAGGTACAGATATTTTCAGCCATATCCGTCACATGACCTGGACCACGGTGCCCAGCATAGTCATTGCGCTGCTGATTTTTCTGGTTATCGGGTTATCGGCAGACAGCAGCGGCATAGACACCAATCTGGATGCCACCCTGACACTGCTGTCAGATGAATTTCATATTGGCCCGCACCTGCTGCTGCCGCTGGTGGTGGTGATTTACCTTGCTTACCGCAAGATGCCCGCCTTCCCCACGGTGATTCTTGGAACCCTGGCCGGGGTGCTCAGCGCCGCGCTGTTTCAGTTTGATGGTGTGGTGAAGCTTGCGGATGACCCAAACCTCGGCGCCGCCATGGCACTGGTTAAGGGCTTATGGATTGCCATGTTCAACGGCTACAGCGCCAGCACCGGCAATGAAATGCTTGATGGCCTCTTAAGTCGCGGGGGCATGTCGGGCATGGTCAACACGGTTTGGCTAATCCTGTCGGCCATGGCCTTTGGCGGCGTGATGGAGGCAACCGGCCTGCTCAACCGTCTGCTGCAAAGCATGTTGTCCATGGTGAAAACCTCCTCCAGTCTGGTCATCACCACCCTGGGCTGCGCCATAGGTGCCAACGTCATTACCGCCGATCAGTTTATTGCCATTATCCTGCCCGGTCGTATGCTGAAACTGGAATACACCCGCCACAAGCTGGCACCGGTTAACCTGTCGCGTGCACTGGAAGACTCAGCCACGGTCACCAGCCCTCTGGTTCCCTGGAACACCTGCGGCGCCTTTATGGCGAGCACCCTGGGTGTGGCCACCATCGCCTACCTGCCCTTTGCCTTCTTCAATCTTATCTGCCCCGTGGTCAGCGCAGGCTATGCCTACTTCCAGATAAAGCTGCTGCCCCTGGAAGAATCTGACCTGCTGGACAGCGCCGACGAGCCGAGAAGCGCCGAAGCCTGATTATCGTAAGGCCTTTAATCCGGCAGCATCAAAAAACGCCCTCTCAAGGGCGTTTTTATTTGGTGGCTTGAAGATCAGCTCAGAGAGTCCACAAGACGGCCGTAATGATAAAAGGCCCACTGCCCCATACGCCTGAGTGGTGCCAGGGGGAAACCCGGCAAGGGTGTGCCATAAAGCGGCAATGACGGCGCAGCCTTACCACTTAACATGCCCGCAAGACGCCAGGCCGCCTGGCTGCTGAAAGACACACCTGCGCCGCAATATCCCAGACTGTAGCCTTCGCCACTTCGGGTATAGACATGGGGCATATCATCGAGAGATGCCGCAAGCCAGCCGTGCCAGGTGTAGCTTAAACCCACACCTGTCAGAGCCGGAAATGCCTTATCCATGGCTTCTTTCAAACGTGCCGGGTACACAGGATTGTCAGCATCACGGCCCCACACGGCACCGCGACCGCCAAAGAGCAAGCGGTTTTCCGGCAACAAGCGGTAATAGTATTTGAGGATGCGGGTGTCCATGGCCACCTGGCGGCTGTGTAGCCCAGCCTCTGCCAGCACAGCCGCAGACAGGGGCTCTGTCACTATCACATTGCTGAGAATGGGCAAAAAGCGCCCCTTGAGGATCTCGGTCAAACCGGGCTGGGTATAGGCATTGCCGGCAAACACCAGAGCATTGGCATCGATGCGCCCCGCTTGGGTTTCCAGACAGAAGCCTTTGGCGGTGCGCACACTGGTA
This sequence is a window from Shewanella zhangzhouensis. Protein-coding genes within it:
- the glgB gene encoding 1,4-alpha-glucan branching protein GlgB; translation: MTSVQSQDSSLISEDAARALARGQYVDVFSLLGMHTDNNQLVVRCFLPGALAVEVLSAKDGKKVASLSAEAREGMFAGVMGRRVKPFPYLLRVAYPSHVEDVYDPYGFESLLSDYDLYLFGEGRQLYAQDFLGANPKEVEGVAGVLFGVWAPNASRVSVVGDFNHWDGRVHVMRFHPASGVWDIFIPGVHAHAHYKFEILTADGELLIKSDPFAKTMEAAPNNASRVAPQSSFVWQDEDWMQARDKDWHRQAMSIYELHLGSWRRKGEAGDTWLTYRELADELVPYVKSLGFTHIELMPLSEFPFDGSWGYQPVGLFAPTQRFGSSDDLKYLIDACHRAGIGVLMDWVIAHFPADAHGLARFDGTCLFEHQDPRRGRHPDWDTLIFNYGRAEVQSFLLSAATVWLRDFHIDGLRLDAVSSMLYLDYSRNEGEWLPNADGGRENHEAIECLKLINSRLYGEFPGIVMIAEESTAWDGVCRPVSEGGLGFGFKWNMGWMNDTLAYLGKDPIHRRWHHHQLTFGIMYAHSEQFILSLSHDEVVHGKASLLSKIPGDDWQKFATLRAYYGYMWGFPGKKLLFMGGEFGQRDEWNHDKSLDWHLLQYAPHQGLSLWLSDLNRLYQSHTVLGQTDHDLSRFCWLDCDNAEQGIYAFVRGEGDDALVFAVNMTPQLQQGYRLGLPGEGDWRELLNSDASCYGGCNQGNGGVIVCTPEPASGKAQSALITIPPLGCLVLGLSRDKSPAISSESSADNALPVKKAPASTKAKSATKDKPATKSTAKAKASSTDKTPAKPKSGTKPSTKPSTKPSTKPSTKPSTKASARSVAKAPSKAAAKTKAEDPGL
- the malQ gene encoding 4-alpha-glucanotransferase — encoded protein: MGLEKLFYLQGVGDRFIDCDGREQAIPESARLAMLKALMGIERAPDGVDIALRVETLDSIPWTELLLPLQWCFETRPSVECQLPENLKQDMVLTLVSEQGERRELTLLSKDAETIGDYQRADGRYIRCRYPLPNLAMGEYQLQLAHPVLGLGKGALLIIPEQAYAGPPSLGKRPWGLGISLFTLRSQRQWGMGDLADLQTLIELAAEAGCDFITLTPLHAPDIANPGLASPYSPWDRRFLNPLYIAIDLVTEYSQLAQEFNGGDWRRERLILNQASQIDYPKLALLKYRALAKLFAAFGKLDELSGRRVRFERFVAEGGTALMDFCLDLSQRASSLEREWHREPVLADSLQCAEFHAWLQFVADEQLSLCQLRCRQVGMSLGLVRDLAVGALAIGSEVSRSGVFCLNADIGAPPDPFARQGQNWGMPPMDPVALKDSGLSHLKSLYRSNMQSCGALRIDHVMALTRLWCWPKGDDNGCYLYYPQELMLAVLCLESHKNRCLLIGEDLGTVPPLLKGLLRERGILGNDVFYFCRDGGGFSAPREHRAGAMLQLGNQDVPPFMSWWRGIDLGLLNQLGFLPSLEEARASRVAQCHGLLHKLVEAGWLRQEALTWQPCDALLPVSAQAGNTSITNAADSIRQGTAVFDALLKWLPGSRARLFSVSLWDLALESQPINIPGTSFEYPNWRARMSQSLESLWQSREFRARLEAIRTGRSQPQGGRTGQPVRGEAMASADDNERQN
- the yiaY gene encoding L-threonine dehydrogenase, which gives rise to MAAKFFIPSVNVLGQGAVDEAIGDIVTLGFKKALIVTDKPLVQIGIAGELVEKLGERGITAVVFDGVQPNPTTANVEAGLALLNAHGCDFVISLGGGSPHDCAKGIALVATNGGSIKDYEGVDKSAKPQLPLVAINTTAGTASEMTRFCIITDEARHIKMAIVDKHTTPILSVNDPELMVKKPAALTAATGMDALTHAVEAYVSVAANPITDACAIKAIELIQQYLERAVKQGQDIQAREQMAYAQFLAGMAFNNASLGYVHAMAHQLGGFYDLPHGVCNALLLPYVQEYNAAVAAARLKDVAKAMGVAIDALDDQEGAKAAIDAIKALSKAVNIPENLTVLGVKEADIPLLADNALKDACGFTNPKQATHEEICQIFRNAL
- the nhaC gene encoding Na+/H+ antiporter NhaC; translation: MASQKQPSLVDALIPVAALVTMLAAAVYLFSSDSSSGANQIALILAACIGMVVGIKNGYCWKDIEEGMVRSIGVATPALLILFSVGSLIGAWILSGTVPAMIYYGMQVLSPDYFYAASCLLCALVALSIGSSWTVAGTLGIALIGIAQAVGLSVEITAGAIISGAYFGDKMSPMSDTTNLAPAVAGTDIFSHIRHMTWTTVPSIVIALLIFLVIGLSADSSGIDTNLDATLTLLSDEFHIGPHLLLPLVVVIYLAYRKMPAFPTVILGTLAGVLSAALFQFDGVVKLADDPNLGAAMALVKGLWIAMFNGYSASTGNEMLDGLLSRGGMSGMVNTVWLILSAMAFGGVMEATGLLNRLLQSMLSMVKTSSSLVITTLGCAIGANVITADQFIAIILPGRMLKLEYTRHKLAPVNLSRALEDSATVTSPLVPWNTCGAFMASTLGVATIAYLPFAFFNLICPVVSAGYAYFQIKLLPLEESDLLDSADEPRSAEA